One Canis aureus isolate CA01 chromosome 38, VMU_Caureus_v.1.0, whole genome shotgun sequence DNA segment encodes these proteins:
- the PRELP gene encoding prolargin, which produces MRSSLCWLLPLLLILASVAQGQLTRRPRPRPRPRPRPRPTPSFSQPYEPPEPTDLPPPLPPGPPSIFPDCPRECYCPSDFPSALYCDSRNLRKVPIIPPRIHYLYLQNNFITELPVESFQNATGLRWINLDNNRIRKIDQKVLEKLPSLVFLYMEKNQLEEVPSALPRNLEQLRLSQNQISRIPPGVFSKLDSLLLLDLQHNKLSDGVFKPDTFQGLKNLMQLNLAHNILRKMPPKVPAAIHQLYLDSNKIETIPNGYFKGFPNLAFIRLNYNRLSDRGLPKNSFNISNLLVLHLSHNKISSVPAINNKLEHLYLNNNSIEKINGTQICPNNLVAFHDFSSDLENVPHLRYLRLDGNHLKPPIPLDLMMCFRLLQSVVI; this is translated from the exons ATGAGGTCATCCCTCTGCTGGCTCCTCCCACTTCTCCTCATCTTGGCCTCAGTGGCCCAAGGCCAGCTAACAAGACGACCaagacccagacccagacccaggCCCAGACCCAGGCCTACACCCAGCTTTTCTCAGCCCTATGAGCCACCGGAGCCTACagacctgccccctcccctcccaccaggtCCTCCCTCTATCTTCCCCGACTGCCCCCGGGAATGCTACTGCCCCTCTGATTTCCCGTCTGCCCTCTACTGTGACAGCCGCAACCTCCGAAAGGTCCCTATCATCCCACCCCGCATCCATTACCTCTATCTGCAGAACAACTTCATAACTGAGCTCCCAGTGGAGTCCTTCCAAAATGCCACAGGCCTGAGGTGGATCAACCTGGATAACAACCGAATTCGCAAGATAGACCAGAAGGTACTGGAGAAACTACCCAGTCTAGTATTCCTCTACATGGAGAAGAACCAGCTGGAAGAGGTGCCCTCGGCCTTGCCCCGGAACCTGGAGCAGCTGAGGCTGAGCCAGAACCAGATCTCCAGAATCCCACCCGGCGTCTTCAGCAAGCTGGACAGCCTGCTGCTCCTGGATCTCCAACACAACAAGCTGAGTGATGGTGTCTTCAAGCCTGACACCTTCCAAGGCCTCAAGAACCTCATGCAACTCAACCTGGCTCACAACATCCTGAGAAAGATGCCACCCAAGGTGCCTGCAGCCATTCACCAGCTCTACCTGGACAGCAACAAGATTGAGACCATCCCCAATGGATACTTCAAGGGCTTCCCCAACCTTGCCTTCATTCGCCTTAACTACAACAGGCTGTCAGACAGGGGGCTCCCCAAGAACTCCTTCAACATCTCCAACCTGCTGGTGCTCCATCTGTCCCACAACAAGATCAGCAGTGTGCCTGCCATCAACAACAAGCTGGAACACCTGTATCTCAACAACAACAGCATAGAGa AAATCAATGGGACCCAGATCTGCCCCAACAACCTAGTTGCCTTCCATGACTTCTCCTCAGATCTGGAGAATGTGCCACACCTCCGCTACCTGCGGCTGGATGGGAACCACCTGAAGCCGCCCATCCCGCTGGACCTCATGATGTGCTTCCGCCTGCTGCAGTCCGTGGTCATTTAG